From Streptomyces sp. NBC_00690, a single genomic window includes:
- a CDS encoding DUF5707 domain-containing protein, translating to MHHQTTVAALAGALVLSAFVLPGAAQADEVSGNIKITKVVVNGGKDIVLGTTDVKTFTIAVTATDDSGIEVGRTYPIMWHGPIHKPSGDPYGLVLPDDIRGKCVNQSRTTTTCTYTFTMNPRIEPQDNTTAGTWTVSAYALANDGDYISKDSATKARVLRNSKLTANASPEPVHKNKTITVTGALTRANWETYTYGGYTKQPVTLQFKKKGTSTYTTLKTVTTDSKGNLKTTTKATADGSFRYSFAGTSTTPAVFSTADYIDVK from the coding sequence ATGCATCACCAGACCACCGTGGCAGCCCTCGCCGGGGCACTCGTCCTGTCCGCGTTCGTACTTCCGGGCGCCGCCCAGGCGGATGAGGTCTCGGGCAACATCAAGATCACGAAGGTGGTCGTCAACGGAGGGAAGGACATCGTCCTGGGGACCACGGATGTGAAGACGTTCACCATCGCGGTGACCGCCACGGACGACTCCGGCATCGAGGTCGGAAGAACCTACCCCATCATGTGGCACGGCCCCATCCACAAGCCGAGCGGCGACCCCTACGGTCTCGTGCTCCCCGACGACATCAGGGGCAAGTGCGTGAACCAGAGCCGCACCACGACCACCTGCACCTACACCTTCACCATGAACCCGCGCATCGAACCCCAGGACAACACCACGGCCGGAACCTGGACCGTGAGCGCCTATGCCCTGGCCAACGACGGCGACTACATCAGCAAGGACTCCGCCACGAAGGCAAGAGTCCTACGCAACTCCAAGCTCACGGCCAACGCCTCACCCGAACCGGTACACAAGAACAAGACGATCACCGTGACCGGCGCCCTGACCCGCGCCAACTGGGAGACCTACACGTACGGGGGCTATACCAAGCAGCCGGTCACGCTCCAGTTCAAGAAGAAGGGCACCTCCACCTACACGACCCTCAAGACCGTCACGACGGACAGCAAGGGCAACCTGAAGACCACGACGAAAGCCACCGCGGACGGCTCCTTCCGCTACTCCTTCGCAGGCACGTCCACGACCCCCGCAGTCTTCTCCACGGCGGACTACATCGACGTGAAATAG